From Weissella diestrammenae, a single genomic window includes:
- a CDS encoding TMEM175 family protein, protein MTKNRLEGFSDGVFSIIITIMVLDLKQPETGSWQALLQPELLHTVLAYGLSFILVGSFWISHHQIMGNINQVDRQLLWHNLRAIFSITFVPFVTQWRSDFSHSQAAGVVYGLVYLWSLISLYQLSHAVATRTTSKQATQMRAYNHTRWHMILVAILGTGASFIVPSASSWSVLIIWVVWTWLAKQKVSH, encoded by the coding sequence ATGACAAAAAATCGATTAGAAGGCTTTAGTGATGGTGTGTTTTCAATCATCATCACAATCATGGTGTTGGATTTGAAACAACCTGAAACTGGTTCATGGCAAGCATTATTGCAACCTGAATTATTGCATACCGTTTTAGCCTATGGTTTGAGTTTTATCTTGGTGGGTAGTTTTTGGATTAGTCATCATCAAATTATGGGCAATATTAACCAAGTCGATCGACAATTGCTGTGGCACAACTTACGTGCCATTTTTTCAATCACCTTTGTCCCCTTTGTGACACAGTGGCGGAGTGACTTTAGTCACTCCCAGGCTGCGGGAGTCGTATATGGGCTGGTATACCTTTGGTCTTTGATTAGTCTTTATCAATTATCACATGCGGTTGCGACTCGAACGACGAGCAAACAGGCGACACAAATGCGGGCGTATAATCATACGCGTTGGCACATGATTCTAGTAGCTATTTTAGGGACTGGTGCATCGTTTATTGTACCTTCGGCATCGAGTTGGTCTGTGTTAATTATATGGGTTGTTTGGACTTGGTTAGCAAAACAAAAAGTTAGTCACTAA
- the nadE gene encoding ammonia-dependent NAD(+) synthetase has translation MRQLQKEIIATLGVQPTIEPLDEFRRSVELLKAYLLHTGLKVYVLGISGGQDSTLAGKMAQTAIDELRTETGDAAYEFVAMRLPFSEQADEQDALDAIAWQAADRTVRVNIQAATEGIVKQLNAAGLNVSDYNKGNIKARQRMIAQYGVAGALGGVVIGTDHAAEAITGFYTKYGDGAADITPLYRLNKRQGRQILAFLNAPKHLYDKVPTADLEEDRPALPDEIALGVSYDDLDDYLEGKAINEPAAIKIEQWYVKTAHKRHNPVSVFDSWWQK, from the coding sequence ATGCGTCAATTACAAAAAGAAATTATTGCAACGCTAGGTGTTCAACCGACAATTGAACCACTTGATGAATTTCGGCGTTCAGTTGAATTGTTAAAGGCATATTTATTGCATACCGGATTAAAGGTATATGTTTTAGGGATTTCAGGCGGACAAGATTCGACATTGGCCGGCAAAATGGCACAAACCGCGATTGACGAATTACGAACAGAAACTGGGGATGCGGCATATGAATTTGTGGCAATGCGTTTACCATTTAGTGAACAAGCGGATGAACAAGATGCTTTGGATGCAATTGCTTGGCAAGCAGCTGATCGAACAGTCCGCGTTAATATTCAAGCTGCAACCGAAGGCATTGTTAAACAACTGAATGCAGCAGGTTTGAATGTTTCAGATTATAACAAAGGCAATATTAAAGCACGTCAACGTATGATTGCTCAGTATGGTGTTGCTGGTGCTTTGGGTGGAGTTGTCATTGGTACCGATCATGCGGCTGAAGCTATTACTGGTTTTTATACTAAATATGGCGATGGTGCAGCTGATATTACCCCTTTGTATCGCCTAAATAAACGGCAAGGACGGCAAATTTTGGCCTTCTTAAATGCGCCAAAACATTTGTATGATAAGGTACCAACGGCTGATTTAGAAGAAGACCGGCCCGCATTACCCGATGAAATTGCCCTTGGTGTTAGCTATGATGATTTGGATGATTATTTAGAGGGGAAGGCTATTAATGAACCAGCGGCCATCAAAATTGAACAGTGGTACGTTAAAACAGCCCATAAGCGGCACAATCCAGTTTCAGTCTTTGATTCATGGTGGCAAAAATAG
- a CDS encoding nicotinate phosphoribosyltransferase, which translates to MTTLFPDDNFVLHTDAYQLTMMQTYFQKGIHNRHAVFEMYFRSLPFKNGYAIFAGLERVLDFLKDLHFSASDIAYMRENPMFDDDFVDYLEQWRFKATVRAPREGEVVFNNEPILQVEGSIFDAQLIETPLLNMINYQTLIATKASRMRAVVGNQGLLEFGTRRAQEMDAALWGTRAAFIGGFNATSNVRAGKRFGIPISGTHAHALVQIYRNDYDAFKAYAETHRDAVFLVDTYDTLRSGVPSAIRVAKEFGNRINFLGVRIDSGDMAYLSKGVRKMLDEAGFPDAKIYASNDLDEETIASLKLQGAKIDVWGVGTKLITAFDQPALGAVYKVVSVENEFGEMVDTIKISGSAAKISNPGKKQVWRITRQSDGKSQGDYIALWDEKPDQADSLFMFNPAYPYLNKTIVDFNARPILEEMVVDGQVIYQSPSVQEIQEYSAERLDNLWSEYRRGLNPQEYPVDLSQKAWDHKMNLIKDVRHYVDEVAKDFENRQ; encoded by the coding sequence ATGACAACACTGTTTCCAGATGATAATTTTGTGTTGCACACCGATGCGTATCAGTTAACGATGATGCAAACCTATTTCCAAAAGGGAATCCATAATCGCCACGCGGTTTTTGAGATGTATTTTCGGTCGTTACCTTTTAAAAATGGGTATGCGATTTTTGCAGGGCTTGAAAGGGTCTTAGATTTTCTAAAAGACTTACATTTTTCCGCTAGTGATATTGCGTATATGCGAGAGAATCCCATGTTCGATGATGATTTTGTGGATTATCTTGAACAATGGCGTTTTAAAGCTACTGTTCGCGCACCGCGAGAAGGCGAAGTGGTATTTAATAATGAACCGATTTTACAAGTTGAGGGGTCAATTTTTGATGCACAACTAATTGAAACCCCATTGTTAAATATGATTAATTATCAAACTTTGATTGCAACTAAGGCATCACGAATGCGCGCGGTTGTTGGTAACCAAGGATTGCTAGAATTTGGTACACGACGGGCACAAGAAATGGATGCCGCACTCTGGGGAACACGCGCAGCATTTATTGGCGGTTTTAACGCCACGTCAAATGTTCGCGCTGGTAAACGGTTTGGGATTCCGATTAGCGGGACACATGCACATGCCTTAGTTCAGATATATCGTAATGACTATGATGCATTTAAAGCGTATGCGGAAACTCATCGTGATGCCGTTTTTTTAGTTGATACGTATGATACGTTACGGTCAGGGGTGCCAAGTGCTATTCGTGTGGCCAAAGAATTTGGCAATCGGATTAATTTCTTGGGTGTCCGAATTGACTCTGGTGATATGGCATATCTATCAAAAGGTGTGCGAAAAATGCTCGATGAGGCCGGTTTCCCTGATGCAAAGATTTACGCTTCTAATGATTTGGATGAAGAAACCATTGCTTCGTTGAAATTGCAAGGTGCAAAAATTGATGTCTGGGGCGTCGGAACGAAATTAATTACCGCATTTGATCAGCCAGCCCTTGGGGCCGTTTATAAGGTTGTTTCAGTTGAAAATGAATTTGGTGAAATGGTTGATACCATTAAAATTTCTGGTAGTGCAGCCAAAATTTCTAATCCTGGTAAAAAACAAGTTTGGCGTATTACGCGTCAATCTGATGGTAAATCACAAGGTGACTACATTGCACTATGGGATGAAAAACCAGATCAAGCGGATAGTCTCTTCATGTTTAATCCGGCTTACCCATATCTCAATAAAACGATTGTTGATTTTAATGCACGCCCAATTTTAGAAGAGATGGTGGTTGATGGTCAGGTCATCTATCAAAGTCCTTCGGTACAAGAAATCCAGGAATATTCAGCAGAAAGATTAGATAATCTTTGGTCAGAATATCGCCGGGGACTTAACCCGCAAGAATATCCAGTGGATCTGTCGCAAAAAGCTTGGGACCATAAAATGAATTTGATTAAAGATGTTCGCCACTATGTTGATGAAGTGGCAAAAGATTTTGAAAATCGTCAGTGA
- a CDS encoding YoaK family protein, with amino-acid sequence MKESIRVGMLLALTAGFIDSYTFAFHDARFASFQSGNMLQFGVNFARGDWSHALTFFWPVLFYLFGSALNQIIKRVRYINDLQWEELSVLVEASGIFFVAILEIFKVPSELPLSILAIFMAMQADTFTKLRGAAYVSTMNTGNLKTLGAMLTSFALTKQHEELMRARNTAAIIASFIFGAIIAYYIGHTIQGWAMFFPVGFLMIIWRTIVRDREIA; translated from the coding sequence ATGAAAGAATCAATTCGAGTTGGCATGCTATTGGCACTAACCGCCGGGTTCATTGATTCATATACCTTTGCCTTTCACGACGCCCGCTTTGCTTCGTTCCAAAGCGGGAATATGTTGCAATTTGGTGTTAATTTTGCCCGTGGTGACTGGTCACATGCTTTAACCTTCTTTTGGCCAGTCCTATTTTATTTATTTGGGTCAGCCCTCAATCAAATCATCAAGCGAGTCAGATATATTAATGATTTACAATGGGAAGAACTTTCCGTCTTGGTTGAAGCCAGTGGCATTTTCTTTGTCGCCATCTTAGAAATATTCAAAGTACCTTCAGAGTTACCGCTCTCAATTTTAGCCATTTTTATGGCCATGCAAGCTGATACATTTACCAAACTACGTGGCGCAGCTTATGTCTCGACAATGAATACTGGGAATTTAAAAACCCTGGGTGCCATGCTCACTAGTTTTGCCTTAACGAAACAACATGAAGAATTAATGCGTGCGCGCAACACAGCTGCCATCATCGCAAGCTTCATTTTTGGTGCCATTATTGCCTATTATATTGGTCATACAATTCAAGGCTGGGCGATGTTTTTCCCGGTTGGTTTTCTCATGATTATTTGGCGAACCATTGTTCGTGATCGTGAAATTGCTTAA